Part of the Candidatus Abyssobacteria bacterium SURF_5 genome, ATAAGGGTGTGGATCGGTTCAAGTATACTTGAAATCTTTAAGCGATGACGCTAAAATGAAGAAACATCCCCGCCCGGGGCACGGCGGACGCGGGAATTGGCTTTTCGGCGAAACCAAAGGGAGGATGAGCTTGAGGTGTTGGAAATTCCGCGGACAATCCATAATTTTATTTGTGGTTGCTCTCGTTATAGTTTTTTCGCATGCGCAGGGTCTGGCGCAGAACACATTCAAGATTCCAGGGGACGCGACCGCCAGGACGCTTGACGGGAAACAAGCAAGTATCTCCGATTATAAAGGCAAGCTCATATTTCTCAGCCTGTGGAAAATCGATTGTCCGCCGTGTCTCATGGAAATCCCGATCCTGAACAGGCTGCAGAAGGAATATTCTTCCGATGACTTCACCGTTATTGGGGTGTCGCTGGACCGGGGCAAGGAAGAGATGGTGAGCCACATTGTCAAGCGTGCGGACATCACGTATCCTGTCTGGCTTGCGTATGATCAGCCGATCCTCAAATATCTCGATG contains:
- a CDS encoding TlpA family protein disulfide reductase codes for the protein MKKHPRPGHGGRGNWLFGETKGRMSLRCWKFRGQSIILFVVALVIVFSHAQGLAQNTFKIPGDATARTLDGKQASISDYKGKLIFLSLWKIDCPPCLMEIPILNRLQKEYSSDDFTVIGVSLDRGKEEMVSHIVKRADITYPVWLAYDQPILKYLDAPFTPFLFVLGPDGEVLGYYPGKIPTYNDAVTVMNEARKLVDGEQKRK